A region of Buchnera aphidicola (Nurudea yanoniella) DNA encodes the following proteins:
- the miaA gene encoding tRNA (adenosine(37)-N6)-dimethylallyltransferase MiaA produces the protein MGPTACGKSLLASKLRELIPIELISVDSALIYRGMNIGTAKPTQLELFHNPYHLINIKDPVERYSVNEFQRNALKAIKYIISLGKIPLLVGGTMFYFKVLLEGLPQLPSSNYNVRLHLYSMKERKNFLYEKLKKIDIESSKRIHPNDIQRIVRALEIFYTSGKTLTELTKFKSYTFPYKVIQFSVIPYSKSWLKNNISVRFYKMLSLGFQDEVKYFLNRGDLNINLPSMRCVGYKQMWNYLSKNLSYTDMIQESISATQKLAKNQLTWLKNWKNVNVLKNFGNIDTLSNKIVGIVKATYF, from the coding sequence ATGGGTCCCACTGCATGTGGAAAAAGTTTACTTGCATCTAAATTAAGAGAATTAATACCTATTGAATTAATTAGTGTAGATTCAGCATTAATTTATCGTGGAATGAATATAGGAACTGCAAAACCTACGCAATTAGAATTATTTCATAATCCATATCACTTAATTAATATTAAAGATCCTGTAGAAAGATATTCTGTTAATGAATTTCAACGTAATGCTTTGAAGGCAATAAAATATATTATTTCTTTAGGAAAAATTCCTTTGCTAGTTGGAGGAACTATGTTTTATTTTAAAGTTTTATTAGAAGGCTTGCCACAATTGCCATCGTCGAATTATAATGTGCGTTTACATTTGTATTCAATGAAAGAACGTAAAAATTTTTTATATGAAAAACTAAAAAAAATTGATATTGAATCGTCGAAAAGAATTCATCCTAATGATATACAAAGAATTGTACGAGCTTTAGAAATATTTTATACATCTGGAAAAACACTAACGGAATTAACAAAATTCAAAAGTTATACATTTCCATATAAAGTAATTCAATTTTCAGTTATACCATATAGTAAAAGTTGGTTAAAAAATAATATATCCGTTCGTTTTTATAAAATGTTATCATTAGGTTTTCAAGATGAAGTAAAATATTTTTTAAATCGTGGAGATTTAAACATTAATTTACCTTCCATGCGTTGTGTAGGATATAAACAAATGTGGAATTATCTTTCAAAAAATTTAAGTTATACTGACATGATACAAGAATCGATCTCTGCTACACAAAAATTAGCAAAAAATCAGTTAACATGGTTAAAAAATTGGAAAAATGTAAATGTATTAAAGAATTTCGGGAATATAGATACTCTAAGTAATAAAATAGTTGGAATTGTTAAGGCTACATATTTTTAA
- the mutL gene encoding DNA mismatch repair endonuclease MutL — protein sequence MYIRILPKTVSDYISAGEIIHHPASVVKELMENSIDADSTRIHINIEKGGMHSISINDNGNGIRKKDLILSLTRYATSKIYSIQDLAFITTLGFRGEALASIRSVSRLKLFSRHYLEKIGWSIISNGKNIDQLLHPVAHPKGTTLIVSDLFFNKPIRKKCFQSEYYEFMKIDEVVRRLSLSKNQVSVSLKHNKKLIRYYRASHNDIEKKNRINVICGFSFIEKSVLINNFYKNMKIFGWVYVHTKENSKKFIQYCYINKRIVFNKTINHAIFQAVKEIYTNIYKISYILYFTISSNELDINIHPKKNEINIFHKRIVHGFIYQSILFSIKTISVSSNFSGTSAWILKNKSSSGSNAFSKKRDKKSILEETNLSNFKSNLKSIVYKNFGDSDIFDKFFSKKYPTIFGNFLVVINKCYLLTEKCGKLVVLSLPMAKRLIYKSKLECGIKNYNIPLKHFENPIYIIVNKIQHKFLSVYKKSFSRIGLNYSLSSNSVKLCSVPYILIDQDFNSIITNILNYFIHAKEVNWSELIEIISNSIEINISHWDNLQIIVLFSEFKKYCKNFINNPLPSLLQFIDINHALSLLKI from the coding sequence ATGTATATTCGTATATTACCTAAAACAGTATCAGATTATATCTCTGCTGGAGAAATAATCCATCATCCAGCATCTGTTGTAAAAGAACTTATGGAAAATAGTATAGATGCTGATTCTACACGCATTCATATTAATATTGAAAAAGGTGGAATGCATTCAATTAGTATTAATGATAATGGAAATGGAATTAGAAAAAAAGACTTAATTTTATCATTGACTCGTTATGCAACTAGTAAAATTTATTCTATACAAGATTTAGCATTTATTACTACTCTTGGATTTCGTGGTGAAGCTTTAGCTAGTATTCGTTCAGTATCTCGATTAAAATTATTTTCTCGTCATTATTTAGAAAAAATAGGATGGAGTATAATTTCTAATGGGAAAAATATAGATCAATTACTACATCCAGTAGCACATCCTAAAGGTACTACATTAATAGTTTCAGATTTATTTTTCAATAAACCTATTCGTAAAAAATGTTTTCAATCTGAATATTATGAATTTATGAAAATTGATGAAGTAGTGCGACGTCTTTCTTTATCTAAGAATCAAGTTAGTGTTAGTTTAAAACATAATAAAAAACTAATTCGGTATTATCGTGCATCTCATAATGATATAGAAAAAAAAAATAGAATTAATGTTATTTGTGGTTTTTCGTTTATTGAGAAATCTGTATTAATTAACAATTTTTACAAAAATATGAAAATTTTTGGATGGGTATATGTTCATACAAAAGAAAATTCAAAGAAATTCATTCAATATTGTTATATAAATAAACGTATAGTTTTTAACAAAACTATAAATCATGCTATTTTTCAAGCAGTAAAAGAAATATATACAAATATATATAAAATTTCTTACATTTTATATTTTACAATTAGTTCTAATGAATTAGATATTAATATACATCCTAAAAAAAACGAAATAAATATTTTTCACAAACGTATAGTACATGGTTTTATATATCAATCTATTTTATTTTCAATAAAAACAATAAGTGTTTCTTCGAATTTTTCTGGAACATCTGCATGGATTTTAAAAAATAAATCTAGTTCAGGTTCAAATGCATTTTCAAAAAAACGTGATAAAAAGTCAATTTTAGAAGAAACTAATCTTTCTAATTTTAAATCAAATTTAAAAAGTATAGTTTATAAAAATTTTGGTGATAGTGATATTTTTGATAAATTTTTTTCAAAAAAGTATCCTACTATATTTGGAAATTTTTTAGTTGTTATAAATAAATGTTATTTATTAACTGAAAAATGTGGAAAATTAGTTGTTCTTTCTTTACCTATGGCAAAACGTTTGATATATAAATCTAAATTAGAATGTGGAATAAAAAACTATAACATTCCACTAAAACATTTTGAAAATCCTATTTATATCATTGTTAATAAAATTCAACATAAATTTTTGAGTGTATATAAAAAATCATTTTCCCGTATCGGATTGAACTATTCTCTTTCTTCAAATTCAGTTAAATTATGTTCTGTTCCTTATATTCTCATTGATCAAGATTTTAATAGTATTATTACAAATATATTAAATTATTTTATACATGCAAAAGAAGTAAATTGGTCTGAACTGATTGAAATTATTTCTAATAGTATTGAAATTAATATTTCACATTGGGATAATTTGCAAATTATAGTTTTATTTTCGGAATTTAAAAAATATTGTAAAAATTTTATAAACAATCCTCTTCCAAGTCTTTTACAATTTATTGATATTAATCATGCTTTAAGTTTATTAAAAATATGA
- a CDS encoding mannitol-1-phosphate 5-dehydrogenase, translating to MLEIIMQALHFGAGNIGRGFIGQILVNSGFNLFFSDINKKIIDAINFFNEYSIKILGDNSFVEKVKNVQAIHIHDDKILSVIENSDIITTAVGVNTVNSLANILATGIIQKIRSGKKKFLNIMACENAFRCSSELKKHVLSFLPKRYHQYLEDNIGFIDTVVDRIVLSDIKNDNNILLVETEEFKEFICDINQFRGSVPNVSNMQLSTNLNAYSERKLFTLNTGHVITAYVGLIYGYTNVFDAISDKFIYDIVYGAMCESGNVLISRYNFEKIIHDKYIRAILFRFKNPYLSDDLKRVGRNPLRKLQKNDRLIKPLLGTLEYHFSNINLVKGIAAALCYTNIDDNEAIKLNDLIKNKGVDHVLLNISCLCAKSSIIHLIKKHFYLFKKKICI from the coding sequence ATGTTGGAAATAATCATGCAAGCATTACATTTTGGAGCTGGAAATATAGGTCGTGGATTTATTGGACAAATATTAGTAAATTCAGGATTTAATTTGTTTTTTTCTGACATTAATAAAAAAATTATTGATGCTATAAATTTTTTTAATGAATACAGTATTAAAATTTTAGGCGATAATTCATTTGTAGAAAAAGTAAAAAACGTACAAGCTATACATATTCATGATGATAAGATTTTATCTGTCATAGAAAATTCAGATATAATTACAACAGCAGTCGGAGTAAATACTGTTAATTCTTTAGCTAATATACTTGCAACGGGAATAATACAAAAAATACGGTCCGGGAAAAAAAAATTTTTAAACATCATGGCTTGTGAAAATGCTTTTCGTTGTAGTTCAGAATTAAAAAAACATGTATTATCTTTTTTACCAAAAAGATATCACCAATATTTAGAAGATAATATTGGATTTATAGATACTGTAGTAGACAGAATTGTTTTATCTGATATCAAAAATGATAATAATATATTATTGGTAGAAACAGAAGAATTTAAAGAATTTATCTGTGACATTAATCAATTTAGAGGAAGTGTTCCTAATGTTTCAAATATGCAGTTGAGTACTAATTTAAATGCTTATAGTGAAAGAAAGTTGTTTACTTTAAATACTGGGCATGTAATTACCGCATATGTAGGTTTGATATATGGATATACAAATGTATTTGATGCTATTTCAGATAAATTTATATATGACATAGTATATGGAGCAATGTGCGAAAGTGGTAATGTTTTAATATCACGATATAATTTTGAAAAAATTATACATGATAAATATATTCGTGCTATTTTATTTAGATTTAAGAATCCTTATTTATCAGATGATTTAAAAAGAGTAGGTCGAAATCCTTTGAGAAAATTACAGAAAAACGATCGTTTAATAAAACCACTTTTGGGAACTTTAGAATATCATTTTTCTAATATTAATTTAGTAAAAGGTATTGCAGCTGCATTATGTTATACGAATATTGATGATAATGAAGCAATAAAATTAAATGATTTAATTAAAAATAAAGGTGTAGATCATGTTTTATTAAATATTAGTTGTTTATGTGCAAAATCATCTATTATACATTTAATAAAAAAGCATTTTTATTTATTTAAAAAAAAAATATGTATTTAA
- a CDS encoding PTS mannitol transporter subunit IICBA, whose protein sequence is MSMLIKVKIQNIGRFLSNMIIPNISAFIAWGLISGLFLNFGWIPNENLEKIVNPMIIYLFPILIASTGGQLIHGKRGAIVGSIAIIGAIVNTTLPMLLGAMIIGPLGGWFIRWFDNVIKNKVTSSFEMLVNNFSAGIIGIFLSIISFFIIGPIIEEFSNILEYGVSVIVKHNCLPLIAFFIEPAKILFLNNAINHGIFSSLGMQEVDIFKKSIFFLIESNPGPGIGVLIALFFLEYNNENVKSGLRNAIIIQFLGGIHEVYFPYILLNPRLIIALILGSMTNIFILMIFGGGLISTASPGSIISILAMTPKNLYIINIFAIIMSCFISFFISLIILKVFNKMYKNNITGIQKKFKKDCTNFSNNMNSLNNCQFNILKKIKKITVACDAGMGSSAVGAGILRKVLNSLNIDIIVVNSSIDSIPNDSDLVITHKNLTERAKIQHPQFQHLSLNNFLDNNFYNALGKNLIKFNKNNISLIHKNFLRKDFNNNRNIFYFKKENIFLNQQAKNKKEAIKFIGKQLVKQGYVKKEYIAAMLEREKIMSTWLGESIALPHGTIKSKDSILKTGAIFCQFPNGVHFGDQPDDIAFLVIGIAARNDEHIMVVSSITRVLDDHKIIKILSHTNDVNDVLKLFS, encoded by the coding sequence ATGTCAATGTTAATAAAAGTTAAAATTCAAAATATTGGTCGATTTTTAAGCAATATGATCATACCAAATATTAGTGCTTTTATTGCATGGGGGTTAATTAGTGGTCTATTTCTTAATTTTGGATGGATTCCAAATGAAAATTTAGAAAAAATAGTCAATCCAATGATAATTTATCTTTTTCCAATTTTAATTGCTAGTACTGGTGGACAATTAATACATGGGAAACGAGGTGCTATTGTTGGAAGTATAGCTATAATAGGAGCTATAGTTAATACTACTTTGCCTATGTTATTGGGTGCTATGATTATTGGACCTTTAGGAGGATGGTTCATTAGATGGTTTGACAATGTGATTAAAAACAAAGTTACTAGTAGTTTTGAAATGTTAGTAAATAATTTTTCTGCTGGAATTATTGGAATATTTTTATCGATAATATCTTTTTTTATTATAGGACCGATCATTGAAGAGTTTTCTAATATTTTAGAATATGGTGTTAGTGTAATAGTAAAACATAATTGTTTGCCTCTAATTGCATTTTTTATTGAACCAGCAAAAATATTATTTTTGAATAATGCCATCAATCATGGAATTTTTTCTTCTTTAGGTATGCAAGAAGTAGATATATTTAAAAAATCTATTTTCTTTTTAATTGAATCTAATCCCGGTCCAGGAATTGGTGTTCTTATAGCATTATTTTTTTTAGAATACAATAATGAAAATGTTAAATCAGGTTTAAGAAATGCTATTATTATTCAATTTTTAGGTGGTATTCATGAAGTATATTTTCCTTACATTTTATTGAATCCAAGATTAATTATAGCTTTAATTTTAGGAAGTATGACTAATATATTTATATTAATGATTTTTGGTGGTGGATTAATTTCAACAGCTTCTCCTGGTTCTATTATATCTATTTTGGCTATGACACCAAAAAATTTATATATTATTAATATTTTTGCAATTATAATGTCATGTTTTATTTCATTTTTTATATCTTTAATAATATTGAAAGTGTTCAATAAGATGTATAAAAATAATATCACAGGAATACAGAAAAAATTTAAAAAAGATTGTACAAATTTCAGTAATAATATGAATTCATTAAATAATTGTCAATTTAATATTTTAAAAAAGATAAAAAAAATAACAGTTGCTTGTGATGCAGGAATGGGTTCTAGTGCAGTAGGTGCTGGAATATTACGAAAAGTATTAAATTCTTTAAATATTGACATTATTGTTGTAAATTCTTCTATAGATTCTATTCCTAATGATTCTGATTTAGTTATTACGCATAAAAATTTAACCGAAAGAGCAAAAATACAGCATCCCCAGTTTCAACATTTATCTTTAAACAATTTTTTGGATAATAATTTTTATAATGCATTAGGAAAAAATTTAATTAAATTTAATAAAAATAATATTAGTTTAATACATAAAAATTTTCTGAGAAAAGATTTTAATAACAATAGAAATATATTCTATTTTAAAAAAGAAAACATATTTTTAAATCAACAAGCTAAGAATAAAAAAGAAGCTATTAAATTTATAGGTAAACAATTAGTAAAACAAGGATATGTAAAAAAAGAATATATTGCAGCAATGCTAGAAAGAGAAAAAATTATGTCTACATGGTTAGGTGAATCAATTGCTTTGCCTCATGGAACTATAAAATCTAAAGATTCTATATTGAAAACAGGAGCAATTTTTTGCCAATTTCCTAATGGTGTACATTTTGGAGATCAGCCTGATGATATTGCATTTTTAGTAATAGGCATTGCTGCTCGTAATGATGAACATATTATGGTAGTCAGTAGTATTACACGAGTTTTAGATGATCATAAGATTATAAAAATTTTATCTCATACTAATGATGTAAATGATGTGCTAAAGTTATTTTCTTAG
- the pgi gene encoding glucose-6-phosphate isomerase, with translation MKNINPVKTNSWKNLKKHFHEIKHLHMKDLFIQDKDRFSKFSINFNDKILVDFSKNRITSSTISKLLMLAKEADLFNAIQYMFSGEKINCTEDRSVLHTALRNSSDTSIIYNDEDIMIDIKKVLRKMKSVSQLIINGIWKGCTGKSITDVVNIGIGGSDLGPSMIVQALKTCRNHLKIHFVSNMDGSHISNVLEKIHPETTLFLVVSKTFTTQETITNANTAKQWMKKYFHTENFLNYHFIGISTNIKNVINFGIKPDNIFLFWNWVGGRYSLWSSVGFSIVLAIGFENFLLLLNGAHAMDQHYLNTTASKNIPILLALIGIWYNNFFLSETEAILPYDQNMSRFPAFLQQTNMESNGKNIDRNGCPVTWQTGPIIWGEPGTNGQHAFYQLLHQGTKLIPCDFIASVHPNNSFLDNHHVQLLSHFFSQTRALAFGNTSNNLHKNIENITHESKTVFNVSPYKMFEGNRPSNSIFLYKVDPYNLGALIALYEHKVFTQGVIFNIFTFDQWGVELGKNLAKSISSTLTDDSKETKYDSSTNGLINFYKLLR, from the coding sequence ATGAAAAATATTAATCCAGTGAAAACAAATTCATGGAAAAATTTAAAAAAACATTTTCATGAAATAAAACATTTACATATGAAAGATCTATTTATCCAGGATAAAGATCGATTTTCAAAATTTTCTATAAATTTTAATGATAAGATATTAGTAGATTTTTCTAAAAACAGAATTACTAGTAGTACAATTTCGAAATTATTAATGTTAGCAAAAGAAGCAGATTTATTTAATGCAATTCAATATATGTTTAGCGGAGAAAAAATTAATTGCACTGAAGATCGTTCTGTATTGCATACAGCATTAAGGAACAGTAGTGATACTTCCATTATTTATAATGATGAAGATATTATGATAGATATAAAAAAAGTTCTTAGAAAAATGAAGTCTGTTTCGCAATTGATTATTAATGGAATATGGAAAGGGTGTACAGGAAAATCGATCACTGATGTAGTAAATATTGGAATTGGAGGATCAGATCTAGGTCCTTCTATGATAGTTCAAGCATTGAAGACTTGTAGAAATCATTTAAAAATACATTTTGTGTCTAATATGGATGGTTCACATATTTCTAATGTTTTAGAAAAAATCCACCCGGAAACAACTTTATTTTTAGTTGTTTCTAAAACATTTACCACTCAGGAAACAATTACAAATGCTAATACAGCTAAACAATGGATGAAAAAATATTTTCATACTGAAAATTTTTTAAATTATCATTTTATTGGAATATCCACGAATATAAAAAATGTTATTAATTTTGGTATTAAACCAGACAATATATTTTTATTTTGGAATTGGGTTGGAGGACGTTATTCATTGTGGTCTTCTGTAGGATTTTCTATTGTCCTAGCTATTGGATTTGAGAATTTTTTACTTCTTTTGAATGGAGCTCATGCAATGGACCAACACTATTTAAATACCACCGCGAGTAAAAATATACCTATTTTATTAGCATTAATAGGGATTTGGTATAATAATTTTTTCTTGTCCGAGACAGAAGCGATTTTACCTTATGATCAAAATATGTCTCGTTTTCCAGCATTTCTTCAACAAACTAATATGGAATCTAACGGAAAAAATATTGATAGAAATGGATGTCCTGTAACTTGGCAAACTGGCCCAATTATTTGGGGAGAACCGGGTACTAATGGACAACATGCATTTTATCAATTATTACATCAAGGCACTAAATTAATTCCTTGTGATTTTATAGCTTCTGTTCATCCTAATAATAGCTTTTTAGATAATCACCATGTTCAGTTGCTTTCTCATTTTTTTTCACAAACTAGAGCATTAGCGTTTGGAAATACTTCGAATAATTTACACAAAAATATAGAAAATATTACTCATGAATCTAAAACAGTATTTAATGTGTCTCCTTACAAAATGTTTGAAGGAAATAGACCTAGTAATTCTATTTTTTTATATAAAGTAGATCCTTATAATTTAGGTGCTTTAATTGCATTATATGAGCATAAAGTATTTACACAAGGTGTGATATTTAATATTTTTACGTTTGATCAATGGGGTGTAGAATTGGGAAAAAATCTTGCAAAATCTATTTCGTCTACTTTAACTGATGATTCAAAAGAAACTAAATATGATTCATCTACTAATGGATTAATCAATTTTTATAAATTATTGCGTTAA
- the orn gene encoding oligoribonuclease: protein MKIKKNNLIWIDLEMTGLNPKIHKIIEISTLITNEELKILSIGPTIAIFQNHDHLKLMNNWNQKIHYNNGLVNRIHKSSYNEKLAEMKTISFLKKWVPKNTSPMCGNTISKDRQFLFKYMPTLEKYFHYRQIDVSTIKELAIRWNPKLYKKLKKKNNHQALKDLYESINELKYYRKNWFNIE from the coding sequence ATGAAAATAAAAAAAAATAATTTAATATGGATTGACTTAGAAATGACAGGTTTAAATCCAAAAATACATAAAATTATTGAAATTTCTACATTAATTACAAATGAAGAATTAAAAATATTATCTATTGGCCCAACTATAGCAATATTTCAAAATCATGACCATCTAAAATTAATGAATAATTGGAATCAAAAAATTCATTATAACAATGGATTAGTTAATCGAATACATAAAAGTTCATATAATGAAAAATTAGCCGAAATGAAAACTATTTCTTTTTTGAAAAAATGGGTACCTAAAAATACATCTCCTATGTGTGGAAATACCATAAGCAAAGACAGGCAATTTTTATTTAAATATATGCCTACTTTAGAAAAATATTTTCATTATAGACAAATAGATGTTAGCACTATAAAAGAACTAGCTATACGATGGAATCCTAAATTATATAAAAAATTAAAAAAAAAAAATAATCATCAAGCATTGAAAGATTTATACGAATCAATCAATGAATTAAAATATTATCGCAAAAATTGGTTTAATATTGAATAA
- a CDS encoding N-acetylmuramoyl-L-alanine amidase, with translation MNNTKEKNINFLISQRLEKKLNNSKIFQAIMIRKGNYYLSISKRIEISKKNHANVLISIHANSFKNPKISGFSIWILSKKRIKHEVINLSKKYIFIKHKKYRKNISLLNAKFKIAKQSGYLLAKKIIKELKNIKLLHQSNPKNASFGILKSPDFPSILIETGFISNKKDEKKLNNKFYQKILVNSIYLGLKKYFLQYYIQNNSKIFIFKKY, from the coding sequence ATTAATAACACTAAAGAAAAAAATATAAATTTTCTAATATCTCAAAGATTAGAAAAAAAATTGAACAATTCAAAAATATTTCAAGCAATAATGATTCGAAAAGGAAACTATTATTTATCAATTTCAAAAAGAATTGAAATATCTAAAAAAAATCATGCTAATGTTCTTATTTCTATCCATGCCAATTCGTTTAAAAATCCAAAAATCTCTGGATTTTCTATATGGATTTTGTCTAAAAAAAGAATCAAACATGAAGTCATTAATTTATCAAAAAAATACATCTTTATAAAACATAAAAAGTATAGGAAAAATATATCGTTGTTAAATGCAAAATTTAAAATTGCAAAACAATCGGGATATTTATTAGCAAAAAAAATCATTAAAGAACTTAAAAATATTAAATTATTGCATCAATCTAATCCTAAAAATGCTAGTTTCGGAATATTAAAATCTCCAGACTTTCCATCTATATTAATCGAAACAGGATTTATAAGTAATAAAAAAGACGAGAAAAAATTAAATAACAAATTTTATCAAAAAATTCTAGTAAATTCCATATACCTCGGATTAAAAAAATATTTTTTACAATATTATATACAGAACAATTCAAAGATATTTATTTTTAAAAAATATTAA
- the rpmE gene encoding 50S ribosomal protein L31 yields MKKGIHPNYSQISVICSCGNFIKTFSTLCKDISIDVCSKCHPFYTGKQRLADTGGRIEKFNKKFNIGNDT; encoded by the coding sequence ATGAAAAAAGGTATTCATCCTAATTATTCTCAAATATCTGTTATATGTTCGTGCGGAAATTTTATTAAAACATTTTCTACTTTATGTAAGGATATCAGTATTGATGTATGTTCAAAATGTCATCCTTTTTATACTGGCAAGCAGAGATTAGCAGATACTGGTGGACGTATTGAAAAATTTAATAAAAAATTTAACATCGGTAATGATACATGA
- the hslV gene encoding ATP-dependent protease subunit HslV → MTTILSVRLKKQVVIGGDGQATLGNTIMKSNVKKVRMLYHDKVIAGFAGSTADAFTLFELFEKKLLMYQGHLQRAAIELAKDWRTDKILRKLEALLAVADKGKSFIITGNGDVIQPENDLMAIGSGGPYAQAAAQAMLENTSLNARQIVEAALKITSKICIYTNNVFTIKELTSKK, encoded by the coding sequence ATGACGACAATTCTTAGTGTACGATTAAAAAAACAAGTAGTCATTGGAGGAGATGGTCAAGCAACATTAGGTAATACTATCATGAAAAGTAACGTAAAAAAAGTAAGAATGTTATATCATGACAAAGTTATAGCAGGATTTGCTGGAAGTACAGCAGATGCATTTACATTGTTTGAATTATTTGAAAAAAAATTATTAATGTATCAAGGCCACTTGCAACGAGCAGCTATAGAACTCGCAAAAGATTGGCGAACTGATAAAATATTACGCAAACTTGAAGCATTATTAGCAGTAGCAGATAAAGGAAAATCGTTCATTATAACTGGAAATGGAGATGTAATTCAACCAGAAAATGATCTTATGGCTATCGGATCAGGTGGACCTTATGCACAAGCAGCAGCACAAGCAATGTTAGAAAATACTTCTCTGAATGCAAGACAAATCGTAGAAGCAGCACTTAAAATTACTTCTAAAATTTGTATATATACTAATAATGTATTTACAATTAAAGAACTAACTTCAAAAAAGTAA
- the hslU gene encoding HslU--HslV peptidase ATPase subunit encodes MSNMTPREIVKELNRFIIGQEKAKRAVAIALRNRWRRMKLNKELRHEITPKNILMIGPTGVGKTEIARRLATLAHAPFIKVEATKFTEIGYVGKEVDSIIRDLTDLSIKMIRKQSFKKNKEQAKEIAEERILNVLVPTIEKNWKDSEKSNQPIAAMQLFRKKLREGKLDEKEIEINIASTPMGVEIMAPPGMEELTNQLQSLFQNLGGRKKNIRKLKIKDAMKLLIEEESIKLINSEVLKKEAIYAVEQHGIVFIDEIDKICKNRNATGPDISREGVQRDLLPLIEGCTISTKHGMVKTDHILFIASGAFQISTPSDLIPELQGRLPIRVELQALTIDDFELILTEPKASITVQYKALLQTEKVKINFTKEGIRYIAEIAWKVNESIENIGARRLYTVLEHLMEDISFSASENKNELTININEKYVRERLDNLVLNNDLNRFIL; translated from the coding sequence ATGTCAAACATGACTCCTCGCGAAATAGTGAAAGAACTTAATCGATTCATAATCGGCCAAGAAAAAGCAAAACGCGCAGTAGCTATTGCTTTACGAAATCGCTGGCGTCGTATGAAACTTAATAAAGAGCTGAGACACGAAATAACACCAAAAAACATTCTTATGATTGGACCAACTGGAGTAGGAAAAACAGAAATCGCAAGACGCTTAGCAACATTAGCTCATGCTCCTTTTATTAAAGTAGAAGCTACAAAATTTACAGAAATAGGGTATGTAGGTAAAGAAGTTGACTCAATTATTAGGGATTTAACAGACCTATCTATAAAAATGATACGGAAACAATCTTTTAAAAAAAATAAAGAACAAGCAAAAGAAATAGCTGAAGAAAGAATTTTAAACGTTTTAGTTCCCACTATTGAAAAAAACTGGAAAGATTCAGAAAAATCTAATCAACCTATCGCTGCTATGCAACTATTTAGAAAAAAATTACGAGAAGGAAAATTAGATGAAAAAGAAATCGAAATTAATATTGCTTCTACACCTATGGGCGTAGAAATTATGGCTCCACCTGGAATGGAAGAATTAACTAATCAATTACAATCATTATTTCAAAATTTAGGAGGAAGAAAAAAAAACATTAGAAAATTAAAAATTAAAGATGCTATGAAATTATTAATAGAAGAAGAATCTATTAAATTAATTAATTCTGAAGTACTCAAAAAAGAAGCTATATACGCCGTAGAACAACATGGAATTGTATTTATTGATGAAATAGATAAAATATGTAAAAATAGAAATGCAACTGGTCCAGATATTTCACGCGAAGGAGTACAACGCGATTTATTGCCATTAATTGAAGGATGTACTATTTCTACTAAACATGGAATGGTAAAAACTGATCATATTTTATTTATCGCATCAGGTGCGTTCCAAATTTCTACTCCTTCAGATTTAATTCCTGAATTACAAGGCCGTCTTCCAATTAGAGTAGAATTGCAAGCATTAACGATTGATGATTTCGAGCTAATTTTAACAGAACCTAAAGCATCAATCACCGTACAATATAAAGCTTTATTACAAACAGAAAAAGTTAAAATAAACTTTACTAAAGAAGGTATTCGATATATTGCTGAAATAGCATGGAAAGTTAACGAATCTATAGAAAATATTGGAGCTCGCCGATTGTATACTGTATTAGAACACCTTATGGAAGATATTTCATTTAGTGCTAGTGAAAATAAAAACGAATTAACAATCAATATAAACGAAAAATATGTTCGTGAACGATTAGACAATTTAGTTTTAAATAATGATTTAAATCGATTTATTTTATAA